One region of Termitidicoccus mucosus genomic DNA includes:
- the cls gene encoding cardiolipin synthase has protein sequence MKKTPSSKRAPFFLRAAVLLLAGAGGAMLARTETGAAAALAREGGVVFDWIRGHLATFISAGVIVAQVAGFLSSVRAILETRTPQGAVAWVVALNTLPYLSVPAFWVFGRNKFVGYVSLRRQKAVMTAPTIQAALIHMRAQSLLVTPHFGEPFAVERLAHLPLTRGNDAELLVDGDATFASIFAGIDRARDYVLVQFYIIHDDATGRELLARLTARAAAGVRCHVVYDEIGSSGLTNRYVRAMRAAGIRAVKFDSRRGRWNHTQINFRNHRKIVVVDGVEAWVGGLNVGDEYRSLDKKIGYWRDTHVRVAGPVVQCVQAAFVDDWHWAAGEVLKLEWKARPAPGGASRIALCLPSGPSDELETATLFFLDAINTARRRVWIASPYFVPDEQFISALQLAALHGVDVRILIPDKSDSALVQLSAWAYLEDLEKAGVKTFRYEKGFMHHKVMVVDDAYCAVGTANFDNRSFRLNFEVTMVFADGDFTRQVAAMMEEDFGHSRLATTAELNGRGFWYRLGVRAAMLLAPLQ, from the coding sequence ATGAAAAAGACACCCTCGTCGAAACGCGCTCCGTTTTTTCTTCGCGCCGCCGTGCTGCTGCTGGCCGGCGCGGGGGGCGCCATGCTGGCGAGGACGGAGACCGGCGCGGCGGCGGCGCTGGCGCGCGAGGGCGGCGTAGTTTTTGACTGGATACGCGGGCATCTGGCGACTTTCATCAGCGCGGGGGTGATCGTCGCGCAGGTCGCGGGTTTTCTCTCGTCGGTCCGGGCCATCCTGGAGACGCGCACGCCGCAGGGCGCGGTGGCCTGGGTGGTGGCGCTCAACACGCTGCCTTACCTGAGCGTGCCCGCCTTCTGGGTGTTCGGGCGCAACAAGTTTGTCGGCTACGTTTCCCTGCGGCGGCAGAAGGCGGTGATGACCGCGCCGACCATCCAGGCGGCGCTGATCCACATGCGCGCGCAGTCGCTGCTGGTCACGCCGCATTTCGGCGAGCCGTTCGCGGTGGAGCGGCTCGCGCATCTGCCGCTCACGCGGGGCAACGACGCCGAGCTGCTGGTGGACGGCGACGCGACGTTTGCGTCGATCTTCGCCGGCATCGACCGCGCGCGGGATTACGTGCTGGTGCAATTCTACATCATCCACGACGACGCGACGGGCCGCGAGTTGCTGGCGCGGCTCACGGCGCGCGCGGCGGCGGGCGTGCGGTGCCACGTGGTGTATGACGAGATCGGGAGCAGCGGCCTGACCAACCGCTACGTGCGGGCGATGCGCGCGGCGGGCATCCGCGCGGTGAAGTTCGACTCGCGGCGCGGGCGCTGGAACCACACGCAGATCAATTTCCGCAACCACCGCAAAATCGTGGTGGTGGACGGCGTCGAGGCCTGGGTGGGCGGCCTGAATGTCGGCGACGAGTATCGCAGCCTGGACAAAAAGATCGGCTACTGGCGCGACACGCACGTGCGCGTCGCGGGGCCGGTGGTGCAGTGTGTGCAGGCGGCGTTCGTGGACGACTGGCACTGGGCGGCGGGCGAGGTCTTGAAGCTGGAATGGAAGGCGCGGCCGGCCCCGGGCGGCGCGTCGCGCATCGCGCTCTGTCTGCCGTCTGGACCGTCGGACGAGCTGGAGACGGCGACGTTGTTTTTTCTCGACGCGATCAACACGGCGCGGCGGCGCGTGTGGATCGCGAGCCCGTATTTCGTGCCGGACGAGCAGTTCATCTCGGCGCTCCAGCTCGCGGCGCTGCACGGGGTGGATGTGCGCATCCTCATTCCCGACAAATCGGACAGCGCTCTCGTGCAGCTTTCCGCGTGGGCTTACCTAGAGGACTTGGAGAAGGCGGGCGTGAAGACATTCCGTTACGAGAAGGGCTTCATGCACCACAAGGTGATGGTCGTGGACGACGCGTATTGCGCGGTGGGCACGGCGAATTTCGACAACCGTTCCTTCCGGCTGAACTTCGAGGTGACGATGGTGTTTGCCGACGGGGATTTCACCCGCCAGGTGGCGGCGATGATGGAGGAGGATTTCGGGCACTCGCGCCTGGCGACGACGGCGGAGCTGAACGGGCGCGGTTTCTGGTATCGCCTCGGCGTGCGCGCGGCGATGCTGCTGGCGCCGTTGCAGTAA
- a CDS encoding MBL fold metallo-hydrolase: MSMRFCILGSGSAGNCALLQTPGARVLVDAGFSARKTASLLASVGESLDQIDAIFLTHEHGDHAAALAGLARFPRIKVFANPATARVLQAPLRHKPDWQLFETGSRFRFLDLEVESFPVPHDAQDPVGFVFSHRPEASPVASAATVTVAAHTLAWLTDLGHAPMHVRERIREVDVLVVEANHCPDLLQADARRPWALKQRIAGRHGHLSNTAARELLETVASPRWRRVYLTHLSRDCNSPDAIHRAFSGIETALPCPLSIVEPGQITPFFDFL, from the coding sequence ATGAGCATGAGGTTTTGCATCCTGGGAAGCGGCAGCGCGGGCAATTGCGCCCTGTTGCAGACGCCCGGCGCGCGCGTGCTCGTGGACGCGGGATTCTCCGCCCGCAAGACCGCCTCGCTTCTCGCCTCCGTCGGCGAATCCCTCGACCAGATCGACGCGATTTTTCTCACCCACGAGCACGGGGACCACGCGGCCGCCCTCGCCGGCCTGGCCCGTTTCCCGCGCATCAAGGTTTTCGCCAATCCCGCCACCGCCCGCGTCCTGCAGGCCCCGCTCAGGCACAAACCCGACTGGCAGCTCTTCGAAACCGGCTCCCGTTTCCGTTTTCTCGACCTCGAGGTGGAAAGCTTTCCCGTGCCGCACGATGCCCAGGATCCGGTCGGGTTTGTCTTTTCTCATCGTCCCGAAGCGTCCCCGGTCGCGTCCGCCGCCACCGTAACCGTCGCCGCGCACACCCTCGCCTGGCTCACCGACCTCGGCCACGCGCCGATGCATGTCCGCGAACGCATCCGCGAAGTGGATGTGCTCGTCGTCGAGGCCAACCATTGCCCCGACCTGCTTCAGGCCGACGCGCGCCGCCCGTGGGCGCTCAAGCAGCGCATCGCCGGCCGCCACGGACACCTCTCCAACACCGCCGCCCGCGAGCTGCTCGAAACCGTGGCCAGCCCGCGCTGGCGCCGCGTTTACCTCACGCACCTCAGCCGCGACTGCAACAGCCCCGACGCGATCCACCGCGCCTTTTCCGGCATCGAAACTGCTCTGCCCTGTCCGCTCTCCATCGTGGAACCCGGTCAAATCACGCCATTTTTTGACTTTTTATGA
- the pyk gene encoding pyruvate kinase has translation MNLNPTDAGTRRTKIIVTLGPATESEDMLENIIRAGADIIRLNMAHAKHDWTRAIIRRIRAVSQRINREVAIMMDIKGPEIRTGDVNAPIELKSGEIFDFTIQPRPIQEGSEGIRSVDINYKDLVNDVKVGDTVLVDNGLIRLEVLEKNNAQIRCRVLIPGELKSRRHINLPGVRVNLPSFTEKDRGDATVGIEEGVDFIALSFVREASDIETLREFIEDQGSTAHIIAKIEDQSAIANLEGIIAATDALMVARGDLGIECPFEDLPIIQRNAVRACIAKGKPVIIATHMLESMITQPMPTRAEISDVANAVFEQADCVMLSGETTIGKYPVDCIQILDKIARRIEQTIVPDPAIDVELRQERMKVIRSAVTMAGDFPGARLLTFTRQGFMARGVAALRPRAPVVAFTPHIGTLRQLRILRSVEGILMPFESNPDDTIDRAIAHLKLTRQVAAGDKLIIVTDILSHDRLVDSVQLRTVR, from the coding sequence ATGAATTTGAATCCAACCGACGCCGGCACCCGCCGCACCAAGATTATCGTCACGCTCGGCCCCGCCACCGAGAGCGAGGATATGCTCGAGAATATCATCCGCGCCGGGGCCGACATCATCCGCCTCAACATGGCGCACGCGAAGCACGACTGGACGCGCGCCATCATCCGCCGCATCCGCGCCGTCTCGCAGCGCATCAACCGCGAAGTCGCCATCATGATGGACATCAAGGGGCCCGAAATCCGCACCGGCGACGTCAACGCCCCCATCGAGCTCAAGTCCGGCGAGATCTTCGACTTCACCATCCAGCCCCGCCCCATCCAGGAAGGCTCCGAGGGCATCCGCTCGGTGGACATCAATTACAAGGACCTCGTCAACGACGTGAAGGTCGGCGACACCGTGCTGGTTGACAACGGGCTCATCCGCCTGGAGGTGCTGGAAAAAAACAACGCCCAGATCCGCTGCCGCGTCCTCATCCCCGGCGAGCTCAAGTCCAGGCGCCACATCAACCTCCCCGGCGTCCGCGTGAACCTGCCTTCGTTCACCGAAAAAGACCGCGGCGACGCCACCGTCGGCATCGAGGAGGGCGTCGATTTCATCGCGCTCTCCTTTGTGCGCGAGGCCAGCGACATCGAGACCCTGCGCGAGTTCATCGAGGACCAGGGCTCCACCGCGCACATCATCGCGAAAATCGAGGACCAGTCCGCCATCGCCAACCTCGAGGGCATCATCGCCGCCACCGACGCGCTCATGGTCGCGCGCGGCGACCTCGGCATCGAGTGCCCGTTCGAGGACCTGCCCATCATCCAGCGCAACGCCGTCCGCGCCTGCATCGCCAAGGGCAAGCCTGTCATCATCGCCACGCACATGCTCGAGTCGATGATCACGCAGCCAATGCCCACGCGCGCCGAGATCTCCGATGTCGCCAACGCCGTCTTCGAGCAGGCCGACTGCGTGATGCTCTCCGGCGAGACCACCATCGGCAAATACCCGGTCGATTGTATCCAGATTCTGGATAAGATTGCCCGCCGCATCGAGCAGACGATCGTGCCCGACCCGGCGATCGACGTCGAGCTGCGGCAGGAGCGCATGAAGGTCATCCGCTCCGCGGTCACGATGGCGGGCGATTTTCCGGGGGCGCGCCTCCTCACCTTCACGCGCCAGGGGTTCATGGCGCGCGGCGTCGCCGCGCTTCGTCCGCGCGCGCCGGTGGTCGCGTTCACCCCGCACATCGGCACGCTGCGCCAGCTCCGCATCCTTCGCTCGGTCGAGGGCATTCTCATGCCCTTCGAATCCAACCCCGACGACACCATCGACCGCGCCATCGCGCACCTGAAACTCACCCGCCAGGTGGCCGCCGGCGACAAGCTCATCATCGTGACCGACATCCTCTCGCACGACCGCCTCGTGGACAGCGTGCAGCTCCGCACCGTCCGCTGA
- the nadD gene encoding nicotinate-nucleotide adenylyltransferase produces MRYRAPSGKGMEETAARRGVPKTALARRRGRHHGGGVKIGFLGGSFDPVHFGHLIAAQDAFEQHQLDRLILVPAAQAPLKPNDVQCPAEDRLAMVRAAVAWDRRFEVSDYELRKGGVSYTVDSARHFRARFPGDRLFWIIGGDQLPRLHLWHDIGELVKLMEFIFLERPGHPMKAEPKVPGLRLHRCDGHLMEISSTELRARVRKGLSLDYFVPHKAIVQIQEKGLYR; encoded by the coding sequence GTGCGTTATCGCGCGCCGTCGGGAAAAGGCATGGAGGAGACCGCCGCCCGCCGGGGTGTCCCGAAAACCGCGCTTGCCCGGAGACGCGGGCGGCACCACGGTGGCGGCGTGAAAATCGGCTTTCTCGGAGGCAGTTTCGACCCCGTCCATTTCGGTCACCTCATCGCGGCGCAGGATGCGTTTGAGCAGCACCAGCTCGACCGGTTGATCCTCGTGCCCGCCGCCCAGGCCCCGCTCAAGCCGAACGACGTGCAATGCCCCGCCGAGGACCGGCTGGCGATGGTGCGGGCGGCGGTGGCATGGGACCGCCGCTTCGAGGTTTCCGATTACGAACTGCGCAAGGGCGGCGTGAGCTACACGGTCGATTCGGCGCGGCATTTCCGCGCCCGGTTTCCCGGCGACCGGCTTTTCTGGATCATCGGCGGCGACCAGCTCCCGCGCCTGCATCTGTGGCACGACATCGGGGAGCTGGTGAAACTGATGGAGTTCATTTTCCTGGAGCGGCCGGGGCATCCCATGAAGGCGGAGCCGAAAGTCCCCGGGCTGCGGTTGCATCGTTGCGACGGGCATTTGATGGAAATCAGCTCGACCGAATTGCGCGCCCGCGTGCGAAAAGGCTTGTCGTTGGATTACTTCGTGCCTCACAAGGCCATTGTCCAAATCCAGGAAAAAGGGCTCTATCGCTGA
- the rsfS gene encoding ribosome silencing factor, producing the protein MKSKSSKIAALPSLLKLVCRALDDKKADNMQVFDVGEVSSITDYLVVATCTSEPHLRALRVELEKVIDASGARIIGMDATPGSGWLVVDAFDVMVHVLTEQNRKFYALEKLWGDAEAIPLARVLELPGAKKTPAKKAPAKKAVAKKTPAKKSATAKGAGTAKAKVSAAKKTAPKRKVAGK; encoded by the coding sequence ATGAAATCAAAATCCTCGAAAATCGCGGCGCTGCCGTCGTTGTTGAAACTGGTCTGCCGCGCGCTCGATGACAAAAAGGCGGATAACATGCAGGTGTTTGATGTGGGCGAGGTGTCCTCGATCACGGATTATCTCGTCGTCGCGACGTGCACCTCCGAGCCGCATTTGCGCGCGCTGCGCGTCGAGCTCGAAAAGGTCATCGACGCGAGCGGCGCGCGCATCATCGGCATGGACGCCACGCCGGGCAGCGGCTGGCTCGTGGTGGATGCGTTCGACGTGATGGTGCACGTGCTCACGGAGCAAAACCGGAAATTCTACGCGCTCGAAAAACTCTGGGGCGACGCCGAGGCGATCCCGCTCGCGCGGGTGCTGGAGCTCCCGGGCGCGAAAAAAACGCCCGCGAAAAAGGCCCCGGCGAAAAAGGCCGTTGCCAAAAAAACACCGGCGAAAAAATCCGCGACGGCGAAGGGCGCGGGCACGGCGAAGGCGAAGGTCTCCGCCGCGAAAAAAACCGCCCCGAAGCGCAAGGTCGCGGGGAAATAA
- a CDS encoding enolase C-terminal domain-like protein: MKITSLSIRIIRRGAELWHAPRPVPADDHPYFDFPLVTIGTDEGIEGHAMEYCPLGQGRATAYGIKDIYSMELLGRNPLHHEAIWQRLRMKQRHLYNLTPSLWSTLDVALWDIKGKAAGQSIATLLGQYRDKVPLYATCPPQTIATPEEAAAAVRAKIAQGFAGVKLQLSGGAASDIPRLRAAREAAGPGYPLMLDSSAVLMFDGALKIGRELDELDYEWFEEPFPDAHVLQLKKLAAAIRTPVLAAETVSLFELPHYLLDGAVDLVRGDAHHKGGVTGLMKALGMCEMTGFGLEIHTAATPLHDIANLHCGCATRLSRFLESHHEMFRFGLKGDPLRVHPDGCQHVPTGPGLGVELDWDWIDGHTVEIVQ, translated from the coding sequence ATGAAAATCACCTCCCTCTCCATCCGCATCATCCGGCGCGGCGCCGAACTTTGGCACGCACCCCGTCCCGTCCCCGCCGATGACCATCCGTATTTTGACTTTCCGCTCGTCACCATCGGCACCGACGAAGGCATCGAAGGCCATGCCATGGAATACTGCCCGCTCGGCCAGGGGCGGGCCACCGCCTACGGCATCAAGGACATTTACTCGATGGAACTTCTCGGCAGAAACCCGCTGCACCACGAGGCCATCTGGCAGCGCCTGCGCATGAAGCAGCGCCATCTCTACAACCTTACACCCTCGCTCTGGTCCACGCTCGACGTCGCGCTCTGGGACATCAAGGGCAAGGCCGCCGGCCAGTCCATCGCCACGCTTCTGGGGCAATACCGCGACAAGGTGCCGCTCTACGCCACCTGCCCGCCGCAGACCATCGCCACGCCTGAAGAGGCCGCCGCCGCCGTGCGCGCGAAAATCGCGCAGGGCTTCGCCGGCGTGAAACTCCAGCTCAGCGGCGGCGCCGCGTCCGACATCCCGCGCCTGCGCGCCGCGCGCGAGGCCGCCGGTCCCGGTTATCCGCTCATGCTCGATTCCTCCGCCGTGCTCATGTTTGACGGCGCGCTCAAAATCGGACGCGAACTCGACGAGCTCGACTACGAATGGTTCGAGGAGCCGTTTCCCGACGCGCACGTGCTCCAGTTGAAAAAACTCGCCGCGGCCATCCGCACGCCCGTGCTCGCCGCCGAGACCGTCTCCCTTTTCGAACTGCCGCACTACCTGCTCGACGGCGCCGTGGATCTCGTGCGCGGCGACGCCCACCACAAGGGCGGCGTCACCGGTCTCATGAAGGCGCTCGGCATGTGCGAGATGACCGGTTTCGGCCTGGAAATCCACACGGCCGCCACGCCGCTGCACGACATCGCCAACCTCCATTGCGGCTGCGCCACGCGCCTCTCGCGTTTCCTGGAGAGCCATCACGAAATGTTCCGCTTCGGCCTGAAGGGTGATCCGCTGCGCGTGCACCCCGACGGCTGCCAGCATGTCCCGACCGGACCCGGCCTCGGCGTCGAACTCGACTGGGACTGGATCGACGGCCACACCGTGGAGATCGTGCAGTAG
- a CDS encoding D-2-hydroxyacid dehydrogenase, which produces MRPLVLLSADQLGETHAQQIAVACSGWADFRRIPQDLPDAELVPLLARAKILAGWTPPALLPGSALEAYLCGSAGYDAYIGLGLDRKPGFRLANAAAIMAPVIAEHCLALMFALARQLPAILDQQRRRHYERRWHAGEVTGSTACIVGLGGSGTELAWRCRALGLRTIGVCRTPANHGGVTDALLPMDGLPSAVALADHIFVLLPGGAATRRVFGETIFARARRGACFYTASRGSVTDEAALVRALAGGRVAGAGVDVFEREPLPAESPLWTLPNVIVSPHSAGLSTKLNDRLAALFSENLLRLRDGRALKNQIPPAQLA; this is translated from the coding sequence ATGCGCCCCCTCGTCCTCCTCTCCGCCGACCAGCTCGGCGAAACCCACGCGCAACAAATCGCCGTCGCCTGTTCCGGTTGGGCCGATTTCCGGCGCATCCCGCAGGACCTCCCGGACGCCGAACTCGTCCCCTTGCTTGCCCGCGCAAAAATCCTCGCCGGCTGGACGCCCCCCGCGCTTCTTCCCGGCTCCGCGCTCGAAGCCTACCTGTGCGGCAGCGCCGGCTACGACGCCTACATCGGCCTCGGGCTCGACCGCAAACCCGGCTTCCGCCTCGCCAATGCCGCCGCCATCATGGCGCCGGTCATCGCCGAGCATTGCCTAGCGCTCATGTTCGCGCTCGCGCGCCAGCTGCCCGCGATCCTCGACCAGCAACGCCGCCGCCACTACGAGCGGCGCTGGCATGCGGGCGAAGTGACCGGATCGACCGCGTGCATCGTCGGGCTCGGCGGTTCCGGCACTGAACTCGCCTGGCGCTGCCGCGCGCTCGGCCTGCGCACCATCGGCGTGTGCCGCACGCCCGCAAACCACGGCGGCGTGACCGACGCACTGCTCCCGATGGACGGGCTTCCCTCCGCGGTCGCGCTCGCCGACCACATTTTCGTTTTGCTTCCCGGCGGCGCCGCCACCCGCCGTGTCTTTGGCGAAACCATTTTCGCCCGCGCCAGGCGCGGCGCGTGTTTCTACACCGCCAGCCGCGGCAGCGTGACCGACGAGGCGGCGCTCGTGCGCGCGCTTGCCGGCGGTCGGGTCGCCGGCGCGGGCGTGGACGTGTTCGAGCGCGAGCCGCTTCCGGCCGAGAGCCCGCTCTGGACCCTGCCAAACGTCATCGTCTCGCCGCACAGCGCGGGACTGTCCACCAAACTCAACGACCGCCTCGCCGCGCTCTTCAGCGAAAACCTCCTTCGCCTGCGCGACGGCCGCGCCCTGAAAAACCAAATCCCGCCCGCGCAACTCGCATGA
- a CDS encoding sialidase family protein: protein MKLKRRLLSLAIPALFAATALATAAPAAGPDFFYSKRYKPGEGTGEPVTAADPADHWPVKIVAPKVFLDGGAVIATGKPPRGLKSDLRHGLLTSDFVNVSVLHYMPNFRADCVRAIITPQGDYLAGVIAGEGLTGGRGHYAPPDINYNRKDNDIIFYRSRDRGKTWEKQGPLTPIVPYSLHAFIPLISKKFPGRIYCFGTEPRPDLREGRENAPIAFRHSDDDGFTWSQPTVIRPVNDPDFKAMSAMQMTETAAGTWLIGAHEAHWHGDNNIGNMAGKKFSRIPTREYLLRSTDHGKTWTVLPGKRPGGWFLEEYNRMDEIVPVALDGPEVLALARTPEGHLWQLRSRDDGLTWTKPAPTPINHPDAPAMFFKLSDGKTLLVLHHNTYDPSSPQFGAGVRKQLWFTVSTDKGATWSEPRFIAASIHDDSRAQISYADIIDDPQTGDFHIFLPYAWRQTLHLVLPKSKLAALPTAADLRAQAAVAN, encoded by the coding sequence ATGAAGCTGAAACGCCGCCTCCTCTCCCTCGCAATCCCCGCCCTCTTCGCGGCCACGGCCCTCGCCACCGCCGCGCCGGCCGCCGGCCCCGACTTCTTTTACAGCAAACGCTACAAGCCCGGCGAAGGCACCGGCGAGCCTGTCACCGCCGCCGACCCTGCCGACCACTGGCCCGTCAAAATCGTCGCGCCAAAGGTCTTCCTCGACGGCGGCGCCGTCATCGCCACCGGCAAGCCCCCGCGCGGACTGAAGAGCGACCTCCGGCACGGTCTGCTCACGAGCGACTTTGTCAACGTATCCGTTCTTCATTACATGCCCAATTTCCGCGCCGATTGCGTCCGCGCCATCATCACGCCGCAGGGTGACTACCTCGCGGGTGTCATCGCCGGCGAAGGGCTCACCGGCGGACGCGGCCACTACGCGCCGCCTGACATCAATTACAATCGCAAGGACAACGACATCATTTTCTACCGCTCCCGCGACCGCGGGAAAACCTGGGAAAAACAGGGGCCGCTCACCCCCATCGTGCCCTATTCGCTGCACGCCTTCATCCCGCTCATCTCAAAAAAGTTCCCCGGCCGCATCTATTGCTTCGGCACCGAGCCGCGCCCCGATTTGCGGGAGGGACGCGAAAACGCCCCCATCGCCTTCCGCCACTCCGACGACGACGGCTTCACCTGGTCGCAACCCACCGTCATCCGTCCCGTCAACGACCCCGATTTCAAGGCCATGTCCGCGATGCAAATGACCGAGACCGCCGCCGGCACGTGGCTCATCGGCGCTCACGAGGCCCACTGGCACGGCGACAACAACATCGGCAACATGGCCGGCAAAAAATTCTCCCGCATCCCCACCCGCGAATACCTCCTCCGCTCCACCGACCACGGCAAAACCTGGACCGTCCTCCCCGGCAAGCGCCCCGGCGGCTGGTTCCTTGAGGAATACAATCGCATGGACGAAATCGTCCCCGTCGCCCTCGACGGCCCCGAGGTCCTCGCCCTCGCCCGCACGCCCGAAGGTCACCTCTGGCAACTGCGCTCGCGGGACGACGGCCTCACGTGGACCAAACCCGCGCCGACGCCCATCAACCACCCCGACGCGCCCGCGATGTTTTTCAAACTCTCCGACGGCAAAACCCTCCTCGTCCTCCACCACAACACCTACGACCCCTCCAGCCCGCAGTTCGGCGCCGGTGTCCGCAAGCAGCTCTGGTTCACCGTCTCGACCGACAAGGGCGCGACATGGTCCGAGCCGCGCTTCATCGCCGCAAGCATCCACGACGATTCCCGCGCCCAAATTTCCTACGCCGACATCATTGACGACCCGCAGACCGGCGACTTCCACATCTTCCTCCCCTACGCCTGGCGCCAGACGCTTCACCTCGTCCTCCCCAAATCCAAGCTCGCCGCCCTCCCCACCGCCGCCGACCTCCGCGCCCAGGCCGCCGTTGCCAACTAA
- the queF gene encoding preQ(1) synthase, which produces MADPKLLETFPNPAPERDYVIEHTHHEFTSLCPMTGHPDFGDIVVRYVPDKTCVELKSLKLYFHAYRNEGAFFEAVTNRICDDLGRALRPRSLAVISQWKARGGFSSIVTAEWKPPAKTASRAKKKR; this is translated from the coding sequence ATGGCCGATCCGAAGCTTCTCGAAACCTTTCCCAATCCCGCGCCGGAGCGCGACTATGTCATCGAGCACACGCATCACGAATTCACCTCGCTTTGCCCGATGACGGGGCATCCCGATTTTGGCGACATCGTCGTGCGTTACGTGCCGGACAAGACCTGCGTCGAGCTCAAGTCCCTCAAGCTCTACTTCCACGCCTACCGCAACGAGGGGGCGTTTTTCGAGGCCGTGACCAACCGCATCTGCGACGACCTCGGCCGCGCGCTCCGGCCCCGCAGCCTCGCCGTCATCTCGCAATGGAAGGCCCGCGGCGGCTTCAGCTCCATCGTCACCGCCGAGTGGAAACCGCCGGCCAAAACGGCCTCGCGGGCAAAGAAAAAACGCTAG